Proteins from a genomic interval of Pseudomonas anuradhapurensis:
- the cobO gene encoding cob(I)yrinic acid a,c-diamide adenosyltransferase translates to MSETTERDERHLARMQRKKAIIDERIANSPNECGLLLVLTGNGKGKSSSAFGMLARALGHGMQCGVVQFIKGRNSTGEELFFRRFPEQVRYHVMGEGFTWETQDRQRDIAAAEAAWAVSRQLLQDPGVQFVVLDELNIALKHGYLDLDQVLADIQARPPMQHVIVTGRAAKPEMIELADTVTEMGMLKHAFQAGIRAQKGVEL, encoded by the coding sequence ATGAGCGAGACTACCGAACGCGACGAACGCCACCTGGCGCGCATGCAGCGCAAGAAAGCGATCATCGACGAACGTATCGCCAATTCCCCCAACGAATGCGGCCTGCTGCTGGTGCTGACCGGCAATGGCAAGGGCAAGAGCAGCTCGGCCTTCGGCATGCTCGCGCGCGCCCTGGGCCATGGCATGCAGTGCGGTGTGGTGCAGTTCATCAAGGGCCGCAACAGCACCGGCGAAGAGCTGTTCTTCCGGCGCTTTCCGGAGCAGGTGCGTTACCACGTGATGGGCGAGGGCTTTACCTGGGAAACCCAGGACCGCCAACGCGACATTGCCGCCGCCGAAGCAGCCTGGGCCGTGTCGCGTCAGTTGCTGCAGGACCCGGGCGTACAGTTCGTGGTGCTGGATGAGCTGAACATCGCCCTCAAGCATGGCTACCTCGACCTTGACCAGGTGCTGGCCGACATCCAGGCGCGCCCGCCGATGCAGCATGTGATCGTGACTGGCCGCGCCGCCAAACCGGAAATGATCGAACTGGCCGACACCGTGACCGAGATGGGCATGCTCAAGCACGCGTTCCAGGCCGGTATCCGCGCACAGAAGGGCGTCGAACTGTGA
- a CDS encoding cobyrinate a,c-diamide synthase, which produces MSQPRHCPAVLIAAPASGQGKTTVTAALARLHRNLGRKVRVFKCGPDFLDPMILERASGAPVYQLDLWMIGAEESRRLLWEAAAEADLILIEGVMGLFDGTPSSADLARHFGVPVLAVIDGTAMAQTFGALALGLARYQADLPFAGVLANRVGSLRHAQLLEGSLTEGLRWYGGLSRERGIELPSRHLGLVQASELNDLDARLDAAAEALGASCDAALPPPVAFAEPVPYSCNASLAGVRIGVARDEAFAFIYGANLDLLRKLGAQLEFFSPLHDRELPTVDSLYLPGGYPELHHHALAANAPMNAAIRAHHAQGKPLLAECGGMLYLLDALTDVAGERAELLGLLPGEATMQKRLAALALQAVELPEGTLRGHTYHHSLTRTALEPIARGLSPNGGRGNEAVYRLGRLTASYVHFYFPSNPDAVAALLRP; this is translated from the coding sequence GTGAGCCAGCCCCGTCATTGCCCCGCCGTATTGATCGCGGCACCGGCCTCCGGCCAGGGCAAGACCACCGTCACCGCCGCCCTGGCCCGCCTGCACCGCAACCTCGGGCGCAAGGTGCGGGTGTTCAAGTGCGGGCCCGATTTCCTCGACCCGATGATCCTCGAACGGGCCAGCGGTGCGCCGGTCTACCAGCTGGATCTGTGGATGATCGGTGCCGAGGAAAGTCGCCGTTTGTTGTGGGAGGCAGCCGCCGAGGCCGACCTGATTCTCATCGAAGGGGTGATGGGGCTGTTCGACGGTACCCCGTCCAGCGCCGACCTGGCCCGTCACTTCGGTGTCCCGGTGCTGGCGGTGATCGACGGCACGGCCATGGCCCAGACCTTCGGTGCCCTGGCCCTGGGCCTGGCACGCTACCAGGCCGATCTGCCATTCGCGGGTGTGCTGGCCAACCGGGTGGGCAGCCTGCGCCACGCACAATTGCTCGAAGGTAGCCTGACCGAAGGCTTGCGCTGGTATGGCGGTTTGTCCCGCGAGCGCGGCATCGAACTGCCCAGCCGCCACCTGGGGCTGGTCCAGGCCAGTGAACTGAATGACCTGGATGCCCGTCTGGACGCCGCTGCCGAAGCGCTCGGCGCTAGCTGCGACGCTGCCTTGCCACCGCCGGTGGCGTTCGCCGAACCCGTACCATACAGCTGCAACGCCTCGCTGGCTGGGGTGCGTATCGGCGTGGCGCGGGACGAAGCCTTTGCCTTCATCTATGGCGCCAATCTCGATTTGCTGCGCAAACTCGGTGCCCAACTCGAGTTCTTCTCGCCGTTGCATGATCGCGAACTGCCGACGGTGGACAGCCTGTACCTGCCGGGTGGTTATCCCGAGCTGCACCATCACGCCCTTGCCGCCAATGCGCCGATGAACGCGGCGATCCGGGCTCATCACGCCCAGGGCAAACCGTTGCTGGCCGAGTGCGGCGGCATGCTGTACCTGCTCGATGCCCTGACCGATGTGGCTGGCGAGCGTGCCGAGTTGCTCGGCCTGCTGCCCGGCGAAGCGACCATGCAGAAGCGCCTGGCGGCCCTGGCGCTGCAGGCGGTGGAACTCCCCGAAGGCACCTTGCGCGGGCACACCTATCACCATTCGCTGACCCGTACCGCGCTGGAACCGATCGCCCGTGGCCTGAGCCCCAACGGTGGGCGTGGCAATGAAGCGGTGTACCGCCTGGGGCGGCTGACGGCTTCCTACGTGCACTTCTACTTTCCCTCCAATCCGGATGCGGTGGCGGCGCTGTTGCGACCATGA
- the bluB gene encoding 5,6-dimethylbenzimidazole synthase — protein MSEHAYSDAERAAIYRAIGERRDMRHFAAGEVAPELLGRLLAAAHQAPSVGLMQPWRFIRISRRDLRAQIQALVEAERVRTAEALGERSDAFMKLKVEGINDCAELLVAALMDNREPHIFGRRTLPEMDLASLACAIQNLWLAARGEGLGMGWVSLFDPQALAALLGMPAGAKPVAVLCLGPVTEFYPAPMLVLENWAEERPLSEMLFENQWGERQ, from the coding sequence ATGAGCGAACACGCATACAGCGACGCCGAGCGCGCCGCGATCTACCGCGCCATCGGCGAGCGCCGGGACATGCGCCACTTCGCCGCTGGCGAGGTGGCTCCGGAGCTGCTCGGCCGCCTGCTTGCCGCTGCGCACCAGGCGCCCAGCGTAGGCCTGATGCAACCCTGGCGATTCATCCGTATCAGCCGGCGTGACCTGCGCGCACAGATCCAGGCGCTGGTGGAAGCCGAACGGGTGCGGACTGCCGAGGCCCTGGGCGAACGCTCCGACGCCTTCATGAAACTGAAGGTGGAAGGTATCAACGACTGCGCCGAATTGCTGGTGGCCGCGCTGATGGACAACCGCGAACCCCATATCTTCGGCCGCCGCACCCTGCCGGAAATGGACCTGGCCTCGCTGGCCTGCGCTATCCAGAACCTGTGGCTGGCGGCCCGTGGTGAAGGGCTGGGCATGGGCTGGGTGTCGCTGTTCGACCCGCAGGCCTTGGCTGCGCTGCTGGGCATGCCGGCCGGAGCCAAGCCGGTCGCGGTACTGTGCCTGGGCCCGGTGACCGAGTTCTACCCGGCACCGATGCTGGTGCTGGAAAACTGGGCCGAGGAACGGCCCTTGAGCGAAATGCTGTTCGAGAACCAATGGGGAGAGCGCCAATGA